GGTCAAAACATCATTCTCATTCTCCAACTCTGCTATGGAGGGCGCAACAAAGTGGGACCCCGGCTGCTCCAAAACATCTGATGAGGTCTTCAAGTTTTATGGTCAGGTCAAGCTTCTCGAAGATCAACACAAGGCATCTGTTTCTGTTGTTTCCTCGGTGCAAGCAGAACTTGAGCGGGCTCGAAATCGGATTCATGAACTCGAGATGGAGCGCCAGTCAACAAAGAAACAGTTTGAGCACATTATCAGGAACctcaaagaagaaaagacttcatGGAGGAGCAGAGAACACGAGAAGGTGCGTGCAATAATTGATGATATGAAGGATGAATTAACCAGAGAAAAGAAAAATCGTCAAAGGTTGGAAATTGTTAACTCAAAATTGGTGAATGAGCTCGCAAACACCAAAAGATCTACTAAGCATCTAATGCATgattatgaaaaagaaagaaaaaatagacaGCTGATGGAGGAGGTTTGTGATGAACTTGCAAAGGAAATTGGAGAAGACAAGGCTGAAGTAGAAGCGCTGAAGAGAGAATCCAATAAAATTCGTGAAGAAGTTGAGGAGGAGAGGAGAATGTTACAAATGGCTGAGGTTTGGCGTGAAGAAAGAGTCCAGATGAAACTGCTTGATGCAAAACTAATACTAGAACAAAAATATTCCCAGTTGAACGGGCTAATGAAAGATTTCGACAGATTTCTCAGTTCAAGAACTGGGACCACAGATTCTATGGGGATGAGAGAAGCTGCGATCCTGAGAAATGCAGTTAACTCGGTAAATATTCAGGATGTAAACTTCTCTTATGAACCTCCAAATTCAGAAGATATCTTTTCTGTTTTTGAAGAGCTCCAGCATGGTGGGGCTAATGAAAGGGAAATTCAACAGGGCCTGGATTTCAGTCCTAAGGTAAACGAGTTTAAGAGAAACTCCGTGGAGAGGTATTCAAATGGGTATGTCGATCATCAAGGAGAAATAGAAGAAGATGGAAGTGGTTGGGAAACTGTGAGTCATGTTGACCAGGGCTCAAGTTATTCCCCTGAAGGGAGTGAATTATCTGTTGACAGGAGCAAGAGAGATAGTTATGCATCAGGAAGTGTTATTGGATGGAAAGGGAATGGTGGCAACGAAAGTCCAAATtcccaaatcagtgaaatatgCTCTTCATCACCTGCAAAGAAGTCAAAAAAGAAAGCTTCATCCATATCCAGGCTTTGGAGGTCAAACCCAAGAAACAGTGAAAAGTACAAGATAATTTCCGTTGAAGGGAAAAATGAAAAGATATCGAACGGAAGAGTGTCTAATGGTGGCGCAATGAACTCTTCCGAATCGGGTGAAGGTGGGTTCAGCTCTCCAAGTTTGGTGAGCCTACAGTGGAGCTCACCTGACTTGGGAAATCCTCAGATGAAAGGAGGAACGAGAGGCTCCATTGAACGAAGAAAAGCCGACGACCAGGAGAATTTGAAGGCTAAGTTTTTAGAGGCAAGGCTTGAAGTCCAAAGATA
Above is a genomic segment from Papaver somniferum cultivar HN1 chromosome 10, ASM357369v1, whole genome shotgun sequence containing:
- the LOC113318010 gene encoding uncharacterized protein LOC113318010 — its product is MKMKKTTEVSEEGTTTTDFIKNPNNFVRNSSEKENNLKLHKRKVRNLGVRLKKDGGKRSGPVTPLLKWKIDDKEEIEKEEENVCEEGYDNENDDDGKMEKSGKKVKGKVGLVSARKLAAGLWKLQKLQEVNDAEEDGLSVQRKHNDRLGFEAGVGQVGSPFFFHSKSAEAGLDHTDFLRCPAGVSKLKNENQHKVKTSFSFSNSAMEGATKWDPGCSKTSDEVFKFYGQVKLLEDQHKASVSVVSSVQAELERARNRIHELEMERQSTKKQFEHIIRNLKEEKTSWRSREHEKVRAIIDDMKDELTREKKNRQRLEIVNSKLVNELANTKRSTKHLMHDYEKERKNRQLMEEVCDELAKEIGEDKAEVEALKRESNKIREEVEEERRMLQMAEVWREERVQMKLLDAKLILEQKYSQLNGLMKDFDRFLSSRTGTTDSMGMREAAILRNAVNSVNIQDVNFSYEPPNSEDIFSVFEELQHGGANEREIQQGLDFSPKVNEFKRNSVERYSNGYVDHQGEIEEDGSGWETVSHVDQGSSYSPEGSELSVDRSKRDSYASGSVIGWKGNGGNESPNSQISEICSSSPAKKSKKKASSISRLWRSNPRNSEKYKIISVEGKNEKISNGRVSNGGAMNSSESGEGGFSSPSLVSLQWSSPDLGNPQMKGGTRGSIERRKADDQENLKAKFLEARLEVQRYQVRHILEEDYV